A portion of the Mus pahari chromosome 17, PAHARI_EIJ_v1.1, whole genome shotgun sequence genome contains these proteins:
- the Eppk1 gene encoding epiplakin, whose product MNGQAPPHDVVIVNGSEKFIVPKIKKNQLGTSMPSRPQAEAALLTTTRSIAGLYVEASGQTQSIYAAMKQGLLPTGLGLALLEAQAATGGLVDLAQGQLLPVSEALRRGLVGLELKEKLLAAERAVTGYPDPYGGEKLSLFQAIKKEVVDRTLGWRLLEAQLATGGLVDPTQGVQVAPELACQQGLLDKETWLSLVESEPSMGTPGFSDPNTLEQLPYSVLLGRCVQDPSSGLPLLPLKTTFHTLAGAASASMLLEAGVLNEEMVRGLQEGRLVVSDVGTHPEVRRYLEGTGGLVGVVLLPGGHKKSFFQATVEHLLSKGIALQLLEAQAATRTLVHPTTGQRLWVEEAVKAGLVGPELHEQLLVAEQAVTGYYDPFSSSRIPLFQAMKKGLVDQPLALRLLDAQLATGGLICPARRFRLPLEAALRFGCLDEDTQQQLSQAMCFSDPTTHDRLGYEQLLALSVTDPETGLAFLPLPGMSHAKEPQGPTFIDHCTRQALSKATTSISVGRYQGRPVSLWELLFSEAVPIKKRAMLAQRHQKGALSVEELAAELKNIVEQAAATAKVTFAGLRDTVTPGELLKAEIINQDLFEQLERGQTSAQDVGSLDSVQRYLQGTGSIAGLLLPDSQERLSIYEARSKGLLRPGTALILLEAQAATGFIIDPKENKRYSVEEALRAGVIGPDVYAKLLSAERAVTGYTDPYSGDQISLFQAMQRDLIVRDHGIRLLEAQIATGGVIDPVHSHRVPVDVAYQRGYFDQMLNAILLDPSDDTKGFFDPNTHENLTYLQLLERCVHDSETGLHLLPLSSTRPQLVDSSTRQAFQNLLLSVKYGRFRGQRVSAWELVNSEYFQEDWRRQLLQRYRQRKITLEQVTQLLEKEMRRWADITLPALQGRVTAYQLLEAHIINQELLDRVLTGMVSPDALLQMGDVHRYLQGSGTVGGVLLQPSNQRISLYQAMKQKLLPPSTALALLEAQAATGAITDPCSMDTLSVDEAVCRGVVGAEVYGKLKRAEHSITGYRDPFSGKKVSLFRAMKKGLVPVEQATRLLEAQVSTGGVVDPTTHLHLPMPVAVQRGCIDREMEEALSRSPETFPTPDGRGHTSYAQLLEQCLQDKVSGLRLLPLTEDTPNVPTDAQIQETLQASAGTEDGLSLWDLLTSCHFTEEQRRGYLEDVRVGKTSVPQLQDTVRSWVHAAKLLARARITVPGPRGEVPATWLRDAGIITQEALEALAQGMQSPDEVAEQPAVKACLWGTGCVAGVLLQPSGTKLSIAQAVRDGLLPTGLGQQLLEAQVASGFLINPLTNQRLSVEGAVKAGLVGMELNEQLRQVEKAVMGYSDPFSGGSLSLWQAMEKGLVTQREAFPLLQVQLATGGVVDPVHGVHLPPEGAYKLGLLDEQTSRVLTATEKENKLFFDPNSREKVTYQQLKELCVLDADTGLWLLPLPQDTVLEVDDHTAVALRAMKVPINMGRFQGHSVSLWDLLHSEYVGAEKRRELVALCCSGRAAALRQVISMLSTLVEAAEKQPPQATFKGLRKQVSAGDLFRSQLITKQTLDELNQGKRTVQEVTEMDSVRRSLEGGNFIAGVLIQDTKEKMSIPEALRRHILRPGTALVLLEAQAATGFIIDPVENRKLTVEQAFQAGMFGKETYMKLLSAERAVTGYTDPYTGEQISLFQAMQRDLIVRDHGIRLLEAQIATGGIIDPVHSHRVPVDVAYQRGYFNEEMNRILADPSDDTKGFFDPNTHENLTYLQLLERCVEDPETGLYMLEIVKKGETYTFIDEATRQALRSRTVKMYVGKFAGQMVSVWDLLSSQYFTEGRRRKLLREYRSQNIGLENLLEVITSTVEETEKQSQIFKVPGIHGDVTAAELFNSGILDKKTLDALRSGERGCQDLRRLEDVNVYLEGSNCIAGVIAPLTQKVMSFYEASREELIPAGFAAQMLEAQAATGYLMDPCTHQRLCVDEAIAAGLVGEDLRERLVNAEMAAKGYKDPATGETIPLFQAMERKLIRREEALRLLEVQVATGGVIDPLHHHRVPLDAACRRGCLCDDSLVLIADQKHMRKRFVDPNTQEKVTYQELQDRCQQEEKSGWALFPVVKDKKDMEYVDEATKRALEAEQVEVTVGRYRGQRRSLWELLNSEYVSEEKMIELVRLYKEGTTRALQKVVGLILQMISEKEKKNRQLWFRGLRTQVTAQELLRSEVITKQTLEDLEEGRATVDQIERKEDVKRYLKGTSCIAGVLVPVQGEPGRQEKMSIYQAMWKGAVAAGVVGGEIQEKLLSAERAVTGYTDPYTGDQISLFQAMQRDLIVKNHGIRLLEAQIATGGVIDPVHSHRVPVEVAYQRGYFDEEMNSILADPGDDTKGFFDPNTHENLTYLQLLQRATVTTTY is encoded by the exons ATGAACGGCCAGGCCCCACCTCATGATGTCGTCATTGTCAATGGGAGTGAGAAGTTCATTGTCCCTAAAATCAAGAAGAACCAATTGGGAACCAGCATGCCTTCAAGGCCCCAAGCAGAGGCTGCCCTACTTACCACAACCAGAAGTATTGCTGGGTTATATGTGGAGGCCTCGGGGCAGACTCAGAGCATCTATGCTGCTATGAAGCAGGGCCTCCTGCCCACTGGGCTTGGGCTGGCTTTGCTTGAGGCCCAGGCAGCCACTGGGGGTCTCGTGGACCTCGCCCAGGGTCAGCTTCTTCCTGTGTCTGAGGCCCTAAGGCGGGGTCTGGTGGGATTGGAGCTAAAGGAGAAATTGTTGGCTGCTGAACGTGCGGTTACTGGCTATCCCGACCCCTATGGGGGTGAAAAGCTGTCCCTCTTCCAGGCCATCAAGAAAGAAGTTGTAGACAGGACCCTGGGGTGGAGATTGCTAGAAGCTCAGCTAGCTACTGGGGGCCTGGTGGACCCAACCCAGGGTGTGCAAGTAGCCCCAGAGCTAGCCTGCCAGCAGGGCCTTTTGGATAAGGAGACATGGCTCAGCCTGGTGGAGTCAGAGCCCAGTATGGGTACCCCTGGTTTTTCTGACCCCAACACGCTGGAGCAGCTGCCATACTCTGTGCTGTTGGGTAGATGTGTGCAAGACCCCAGCTCAGGGCTGCCCCTATTGCCCTTAAAGACCACCTTCCACACCCTGGCTGGCGCAGCCAGTGCGTCGATGCTGCTGGAGGCGGGAGTGCTAAACGAGGAGATGGTCCGAGGCCTGCAGGAGGGCAGGCTGGTGGTGTCAGATGTGGGCACACATCCCGAGGTGCGACGTTATCTGGAAGGCACCGGAGGGTTAGTGGGGGTTGTCCTGTTGCCTGGAGGTCACAAGAAGAGCTTTTTCCAGGCTACGGTTGAACACTTGCTCTCAAAGGGTATTGCACTACAACTCTTAGAGGCTCAGGCCGCCACCCGCACCCTCGTGCACCCAACCACAGGCCAGCGTCTTTGGGTGGAAGAGGcagtcaaggctggcctggttGGCCCAGAACTTCATGAGCAGCTCCTGGTTGCAGAACAGGCAGTGACTGGGTACTATGACCCCTTTAGCAGCTCCCGAATCCCCCTTTTCCAGGCTATGAAGAAGGGACTTGTGGACCAGCCACTGGCTCTGCGTCTCTTGGATGCCCAGCTAGCCACAGGAGGGCTTATATGCCCAGCCCGCAGATTCCGGCTGCCCCTGGAGGCTGCCCTGCGCTTTGGCTGTCTGGATGAAGACACTCAGCAACAACTCTCTCAGGCAATGTGCTTTTCAGATCCTACCACACATGATCGTCTTGGCTATGAACAGTTGCTGGCCCTCTCTGTCACTGACCCAGAGACAGGGCttgccttcctgcctctccctggaATGTCCCATGCAAAAgagccccagggacccacatTTATCGACCACTGTACTCGACAGGCCTTGAGCAAGGCTACAACCTCCATCTCTGTAGGGAGGTACCAGGGCCGGCCTGTCTCCCTCTGGgaactgctcttttctgaggcaGTGCCCATTAAGAAGAGGGCAATGCTTGCCCAGCGGCACCAGAAAGGGGCCCTGTCAGTGGAGGAGCTGGCAGCCGAGCTGAAGAACATTGTTGAGCAGGCTGCTGCAACTGCCAAAGTCACCTTTGCTGGGTTGAGGGACACCGTGACACCAGGAGAGTTGTTGAAAGCTGAGATAATCAATCAGGACCTGTTTGAGCAGCTGGAACGTGGACAGACCTCAGCCCAAGATGTGGGCAGCCTGGACTCAGTGCAGAGGTACCTGCAGGGTACAGGTAGCATTGCAGGCCTATTGCTTCCTGACTCCCAGGAACGTCTTAGTATCTATGAGGCCCGTAGCAAAGGGCTCCTCAGGCCTGGTACTGCCCTGATCTTGCTTGAGGCCCAGGCTGCCACAGGCTTTATCATTGACCCCAAAGAGAACAAGAGATACTCTGTGGAGGAGGCACTGAGGGCTGGTGTCATTGGGCCCGATGTATATGCCAAGTTGCTCTCTGCAGAACGTGCCGTGACTGGCTACACGGACCCCTACTCTGGGGACCAGATCTCCCTCTTCCAGGCCATGCAGAGGGACCTCATTGTGAGAGACCACGGCATTCGCCTTCTGGAGGCCCAGATCGCCACCGGTGGTGTCATTGACCCCGTGCACAGCCACCGTGTGCCCGTGGACGTGGCCTACCAACGTGGCTACTTTGATCAGATGCTGAACGCTATCCTGCTGGACCCATCTGATGACACCAAGGGCTTCTTTgaccccaacacacatgaaaatctCACCTACCTGCAGCTCCTGGAGCGCTGTGTGCACGACTCCGAGACGGGCCTGCACCTCCTGCCCCTCAGTAGTACACGCCCCCAGCTGGTGGATAGCTCCACTCGGCAGGCCTTCCAGAATCTACTGCTCTCCGTGAAATACGGACGGTTCCGGGGGCAGAGAGTTTCTGCGTGGGAGCTGGTGAACTCTGAATATTTCCAAGAGGACTGGAGGAGGCAGCTCCTGCAGCGTTATCGGCAGCGCAAGATCACGCTGGAGCAGGTCACTCAGCTGCTGGAGAAAGAGATGAGGAGGTGGGCAGATATCACACTGCCTGCCCTACAGGGCCGGGTCACTGCCTACCAGCTCCTAGAGGCCCACATCATCAACCAGGAGCTCCTGGACCGGGTGCTGACAGGGATGGTCAGCCCAGATGCTCTCCTTCAGATGGGGGATGTTCACAGGTACCTTCAGGGCTCGGGCACTGTGGGTGGTGTGCTGCTACAGCCCTCCAACCAGCGCATCAGTCTCTACCAGGCCATGAAGCAGAAGCTGCTGCCACCTAGTACGGCTTTGGCCTTGCTGGAGGCGCAGGCAGCCACTGGAGCGATCACCGACCCCTGCAGTATGGACACCCTGTCAGTAGATGAGGCCGTGTGCCGGGGAGTCGTGGGAGCAGAAGTATATGGCAAGTTGAAGCGAGCAGAACATTCTATCACTGGCTACAGAGACCCCTTTTCTGGAAAAAAGGTGTCCCTGTTCAGGGCCATGAAGAAGGGCCTCGTCCCTGTGGAGCAGGCGACCCGCCTACTAGAGGCCCAGGTGTCCACAGGAGGGGTCGTTGATCCCAcaacccacctccacctccccatGCCTGTGGCGGTCCAGCGTGGCTGCATTGATCGAGAGATGGAGGAGGCCTTGTCCAGATCTCCTGAGACCTTTCCCACACCCGATGGCCGGGGCCACACCAGCTATGCCCAGCTTCTGGAACAGTGTCTCCAGGACAAAGTCTCTGGGCTTCGCCTCCTGCCCCTGACAGAAGATACTCCCAATGTCCCCACGGACGCACAGATCCAGGAGACCCTGCAAGCGTCAGCTGGCACCGAAGACGGTTTGTCCCTTTGGGACTTGCTCACCTCTTGCCACTTTACCGAGGAGCAGCGCAGGGGCTACCTTGAGGATGTGAGGGTCGGGAAGACTTCTGTGCCGCAGCTACAGGACACTGTGCGCAGCTGGGTGCACGCAGCGAAGCTCCTGGCCCGGGCCCGCATCACTGTGCCGGGTCCACGGGGTGAGGTCCCTGCCACTTGGCTACGAGATGCCGGTATTATCACCCAAGAGGCACTGGAAGCACTGGCACAGGGCATGCAGTCGCCCGATGAGGTAGCCGAACAGCCTGCGGTGAAGGCCTGCCTCTGGGGTACGGGCTGCGTGGCCGGGGTGCTGCTCCAGCCCTCGGGGACCAAGTTGAGCATTGCCCAGGCTGTAAGAGATGGCCTCCTGCCCACAGGCCTGGGCCAGCAGCTGCTGGAGGCCCAGGTGGCATCTGGCTTCCTCATCAATCCTCTAACCAACCAGAGATTGTCAGTAGAGGGTGCAGTGAAGGCTGGCCTGGTGGGCATGGAGCTGAATGAACAGCTAAGACAAGTTGAAAAGGCTGTGATGGGGTACTCAGACCCCTTTTCAGGAGGCTCCCTTTCCCTGTGGCAGGCCATGGAGAAGGGGCTTGTAACCCAACGTGAGGCCTTTCCTCTCCTGCAAGTCCAACTGGCCACGGGGGGTGTTGTGGACCCCGTCCACGGAGTGCACCTGCCGCCGGAAGGGGCCTACAAGCTTGGCCTCCTGGATGAGCAGACAAGCCGGGTGCTGACCGCCACTGAGAAGGAAAACAAGCTCTTTTTTGACCCCAACTCCCGTGAGAAGGTAACATACCAGCAGCTCAAGGAACTCTGTGTGCTGGATGCCGACACCGGCCTGTGGCTGCTCCCCCTGCCCCAGGACACTGTGCTTGAAGTGGATGACCATACTGCGGTGGCACTGAGGGCTATGAAGGTTCCCATCAACATGGGGAGGTTCCAAGGACACAGCGTGTCGCTCTGGGACCTGCTACACTCTGAGTATGTTGGGGCGGAGAAGCGGAGGGAGCTGGTGGCGCTTTGTTGTTCAGGGAGGGCTGCTGCTCTGCGACAGGTCATCAGTATGCTCAGCACCCTAGTGGAAGCCGCCGAGAAGCAGCCCCCGCAGGCCACCTTCAAAGGGCTCCGGAAGCAGGTTTCAGCTGGGGACTTGTTTAGGTCCCAGCTGATCACCAAGCAGACGCTGGATGAGCTCAATCAGGGGAAGAGGACGGTCCAGGAAGTGACAGAGATGGACAGTGTGAGGAGGTCCCTTGAAGGAGGCAACTTCATTGCCGGGGTCCTTATTCAGGATACAAAAGAGAAGATGAGTATCCCAGAGGCCTTGAGAAGGCACATTCTGAGGCCAGGCACAGCCCTGGTGCTGCTGGAGGCACAGGCAGCCACCGGTTTCATCATTGACCCTGTGGAGAACCGGAAGCTAACTGTAGAGCAAGCGTTCCAGGCAGGGATGTTTGGCAAGGAAACCTACATGAAGCTGTTATCAGCCGAGCGGGCTGTCACCGGCTATACAGACCCTTACACGGGAGAACAGATCTCTCTCTTTCAGGCCATGCAGAGGGACCTTATTGTCAGGGACCACGGCATCCGCCTGCTGGAGGCCCAGATTGCTACGGGTGGCATCATTGACCCTGTGCACAGCCACCGTGTGCCTGTGGATGTGGCCTACCAACGTGGCTACTTCAATGAGGAGATGAACCGCATCTTGGCGGACCCAAGCGATGACACCAAGGGCTTCTTTGACCCCAACACCCACGAGAACCTCACTTACCTGCAGCTGCTGGAGCGCTGTGTGGAGGACCCTGAGACTGGCCTGTATATGTTGGAAATTGTAAAGAAAGGAGAAACCTACACATTCATTGATGAAGCCACAAGACAAGCTCTGAGATCCAGAACTGTGAAAATGTACGTAGGAAAGTTTGCAGGCCAGATGGTGTCTGTGTGGGACCTGTTATCTTCCCAGTATtttacagaaggaaggaggagaaagcttTTGCGGGAGTACAGATCCCAGAACATAGGCCTGGAGAACCTGCTGGAGGTGATTACCTCTACCGTGGAAGAAACGGAAAAGCAAAGTCAAATATTCAAGGTGCCGGGTATCCATGGCGATGTGACAGCTGCAGAACTGTTCAACTCTGGGATCCTCGACAAGAAGACTCTGGATGCGCTCCGCAGTGGAGAGAGAGGGTGCCAGGACCTCCGCCGGCTGGAGGATGTAAATGTCTACCTGGAGGGCAGCAATTGCATCGCTGGAGTGATAGCGCCCCTAACCCAGAAGGTCATGAGCTTCTATGAGGCCAGCAGGGAAGAGCTCATCCCCGCAGGGTTTGCAGCTCAGATGCTGGAGGCACAGGCCGCCACCGGGTACCTAATGGACCCTTGCACCCACCAGAGGCTGTGTGTGGATGAGGCCATAGCAGCTGGCCTGGTGGGTGAAGACCTGAGAGAGAGACTTGTGAATGCAGAGATGGCAGCAAAGGGCTACAAAGACCCAGCCACAGGGGAGACTATCCCACTGTTCCAGGCCATGGAGAGGAAGTTAATCAGAAGGGAGGAGGCGTTGAGGTTGCTAGAGGTGCAGGTGGCCACGGGTGGAGTCATTGACCCACTGCACCACCATCGGGTCCCTCTGGATGCAGCCTGTCGGCGGGGCTGTCTGTGCGACGACAGTCTGGTTCTCATTGCTGACCAAAAGCACATGAGGAAAAGGTTTGTGGAtcccaacacacaagaaaaggtCACATACCAGGAGCTGCAGGATCGGTGCCAGCAGGAGGAGAAGTCAGGCTGGGCTCTGTTCCCAGTGGTCAAGGACAAAAAGGACATGGAATATGTTGATGAGGCCACCAAAAGGGCACTGGAGGCAGAGCAGGTAGAAGTGACCGTGGGGaggtacagaggccagaggcgaTCCCTGTGGGAACTGCTGAACTCAGAGTATGTGTCTGAGGAGAAGATGATAGAACTAGTTAGGCTATACAAAGAGGGCACAACCCGGGCACTGCAGAAGGTGGTAGGGCTCATTCTACAGATGATTtcggaaaaggaaaagaaaaacaggcaacTCTGGTTCCGAGGACTAAGGACTCAGGTCACAGCACAGGAACTGCTGAGGTCGGAGGTCATCACTAAGCAGACCCTGGAGGACCTGGAAGAAGGCAGAGCCACAGTAGATCAGATTGAACGGAAGGAAGACGTGAAGAGATACCTCAAGGGCACCAGCTGCATAGCGGGCGTCCTGGTGCCCGTCCAGGGAGAGCCTGGGCGCCAGGAGAAGATGAGCATCTATCAGGCCATGTGGAAGGGA GCCGTGGCGGCGGGAGTGGTGGGTGGCGAGATCCAAGAGAAGCTGCTGTCTGCTGAGCGTGCGGTCACTGGCTACACGGACCCCTACACTGGGGACCAGATCTCCCTCTTCCAGGCCATGCAGAGGGACCTCATTGTCAAGAACCATGGCATTCGTCTGCTGGAAGCCCAGATTGCCACGGGTGGTGTCATCGATCCCGTGCACAGCCACCGTGTGCCCGTGGAAGTGGCCTACCAACGTGGCTACTTCGATGAAGAGATGAACAGCATTTTGGCCGACCCTGGTGATGACACCAAGGGCttctttgatcccaacactcatgAGAACCTCACTTACCTGCAACTTCTGCAGAGAGCCACA GTGACAACCACCTACTGA